From Aspergillus fumigatus Af293 chromosome 5, whole genome shotgun sequence, a single genomic window includes:
- a CDS encoding ribokinase, with protein sequence MAPTIRVIGSLNADMVSVTPRFPEAGETITSSSYFTSAGGKGANQAVACGRLSRRKPTAPSASNTPESQRHTEHNVKVEMVGAVGALDGHFQALLKPTLEKSGVDTSRVQVVEDAYTGVAVIIVDSSAGGENRILFSPGANYTGMRATEDVLGMGLAAPLPDVIVMQGEIPVDTVVGILRDIRVWKANDRAQGKKGIEAGPDVIYNPAPAPPGGLPEDVYTAVDHLIMNETEAELMSPSEEHLLQVVPGVEKESRNEKVARYFHQLGVTYVLITLGSKGVWYSATDAGTSGPADGVNRFTKQIPAAKVSKVLDTTAAGDTFVGAYAVEVARWRESRQADGKAGQDVAAEEKAYRYQEVMDKAMGLATRAAARCVERQGAMDSIPWADEI encoded by the coding sequence ATGGCACCTACGATCCGAGTCATCGGCTCCCTAAACGCTGACATGGTCTCCGTAACCCCCCGCTTCCCGGAAGCAGGCGAGACAATCACCTCATCCTCATATTTCACCAGCGCTGGCGGAAAAGGCGCCAACCAGGCCGTCGCATGCGGGCGGTTGTCGCGGCGGAAACCAACTGCGCCCTCGGCCTCCAACACGCCCGAGAGCCAGCGTCACACTGAGCACAATGTCAAAGTCGAGATGGTCGGCGCCGTAGGCGCGCTGGACGGCCACTTCCAGGCGCTGCTGAAACCCACGCTGGAGAAGTCGGGTGTGGACACGTCGCGCGtgcaggtggtggaggaTGCGTATACAGGGGTCGCGGTGATCATCGTAGACTCGTCGGCGGGCGGGGAGAACCGGATTCTGTTCTCGCCAGGGGCAAATTACACAGGGATGCGGGCGACGGAAGACGTGCTGGGGATGGGGCTTGCGGCTCCGTTGCCGGATGTGATTGTCATGCAGGGAGAGATCCCCGTTGACACGGTGGTGGGCATTCTGCGGGATATTAGGGTGTGGAAGGCGAATGATCGAGCGCAGGGGAAGAAGGGAATCGAGGCTGGTCCGGATGTCATATATAACCCTGCGCCGGCGCCGCCGGGTGGTTTGCCTGAGGATGTGTACACTGCCGTTGACCATCTCATTATGAACGAGACGGAGGCGGAGCTAATGAGCCCGTCTGAGGAGCACTTGCTCCAGGTTGTTCCCGGtgtggagaaggagagcagAAACGAGAAGGTTGCGCGGTATTTCCACCAGCTGGGTGTGACGTATGTGCTCATCACGCTGGGGTCCAAGGGTGTTTGGTATAGTGCGACGGACGCGGGGACGTCTGGTCCTGCGGATGGAGTCAATCGGTTTACGAAGCAGATTCCGGCCGCGAAAGTCAGCAAGGTGCTGGATACCACGGCGGCCGGGGATACTTTTGTTGGTGCATATGCCGTGGAAGTGGCACGCTGGCGCGAGTCGCGACAAGCGGATGGCAAAGCCGGACAAGACGTGGCCGCAGAGGAGAAGGCATATCGGTATCAAGAGGTCATGGACAAGGCGATGGGTCTGGCGACCCGCGCCGCAGCACGATGCGTCGAGCGCCAGGGCGCAATGGACAGCATTCCTTGGGCGGATGAGATATGA
- a CDS encoding zinc-binding alcohol dehydrogenase family protein, producing MSLMKAIILHTPGPPDTLKLTHHPIPIPEPGELRLRIKAFGLNRSDLLARQGRANHPIAYPRIPGIEAVGIIDTAPGLEDTFPPGSTVATAMGGMGTVFDGGYAEYVCVPARQTQLLQPKTTLPWEILGAIPVMVPTAWGALIRSLGLRARDRLLIRGGTTSVGLAAAAIAKAHGAYVASTTRKKEREAMLLENGADRVWTDDGAVAEQIRDADSGCYYDKVLELVGTATLADSLRCVKKGGVVSLVGRLCENGDLEKVDLMELIPSGVKLTVYQGTSEDFMNTPLDAVLRLIEQGSLKFKIGRVLRMEQIVEAHRCMEENEAEGKIVILS from the coding sequence ATGTCCTTAATGAAAGCCATCATCCTGCACACTCCCGGTCCCCCAGACACTCTCAAGCTCACTCACCATCCCATCCCAATTCCTGAACCAGGTGAACTCCGCCTCAGAATCAAAGCATTCGGCCTCAACCGCTCCGACCTCCTCGCCCGACAAGGCCGCGCCAATCACCCCATCGCCTACCCCCGAATCCCCGGCATCGAAGCCGTCGGCATCATCGACACAGCCCCGGGCCTAGAAGACACTTTCCCGCCAGGTAGCACCGTAGCGACTGCAATGGGCGGGATGGGGACAGTGTTCGACGGGGGCTACGCCGAGTATGTATGCGTTCCAGCGCGGCAGACacagctcctccagcctaAGACGACCCTGCCATGGGAGATTCTGGGTGCGATCCCCGTGATGGTGCCGACGGCGTGGGGTGCGCTGATTCGGTCGCTGGGGCTTAGGGCGAGGGATCGGCTGTTGATACGTGGGGGGACGACGTCTGTGGGGCTGGCGGCCGCTGCGATTGCGAAGGCACATGGGGCGTATGTGGCCAGtacgacgaggaagaaggagcgGGAGGCGATGTTGCTTGAGAATGGGGCAGATCGTGTCTGGACTGACGATGGGGCGGTTGCGGAGCAGATTCGGGACGCGGACTCGGGCTGTTACTATGATAAAGTGCTTGAGCTGGTGGGGACAGCTACTCTGGCTGACTCGCTGCGGTGTGTGAAGAAAGGGGGTGTTGTATCTCTGGTAGGCAGGTTGTGTGAGAATGGCGATCTGGAGAAGGTGGACCTGATGGAGTTGATCCCCTCTGGGGTCAAGCTGACGGTGTACCAGGGGACGTCTGAAGATTTCATGAACACGCCGCTGGATGCGGTACTGAGGTTGATTGAGCAGGGAAGTTTGAAATTCAAGATAGGGCGAGTCTTGCGGATGGAACAGATTGTTGAGGCCCATCGGTGTATGGAAGAAAATGAAGCGGAAGGGAAGATTGTGATTCTCTCTTGA
- a CDS encoding vacuolar protein sorting-associated protein 54, whose product MSSMSPRKSIDSLASGTSTPSLSQFSLSQIESPRAPPQKYPLRRGSTASSIASIASIGGVLDSSQHHGSIAESGQNAISTLLQPPIVRTGLVPHTAVASTGYKPPSTRDIPPVTLTNIPHVDSKAFQPYLSQVGSLYEVFQQAKESTTDQDAQAARDGKTASRSDELGSLMPLPAERRASVLSASSRATSPFDPRGRRRSSARGRGQGITPLSVIPPVYFEDDFHLENPRTFDVVSEKSEVVRPQKLPGKDGQGTNESAAETAITGRKALATNAILQEKLSWYMDTVEVHLISSISSASKSFFTALGSLRELHSEAADSVKRIQILRKDLQKIDREMALGGLKIVNLRRRRENVRMLADAVSQLRDAVQSVARCEELVENGQIEEAADSLEEVERLMAGEQSTNSDEDGASRDRSRKPVDLRRLKALEGASDDLAQLRYRIGMGYENRFLNDLLGDLRKHIENVPSDVTLQRWGSSFQRQRGAQRSGASASPAYMKFDEDMRSRLHTNLIGLARAQYTTPAATSFKTAVLREMKGLIRKHMPSSSDDDNESVVSVSTHRSQQRSQQEKSSILARNLRALDAEDAYNMLTRVYTGISESLRRLSVQVKVLLDIASGLENPAAAGLCSPPRSPEPQNMTNPTGSRQPATIQAQDEILQVLDMSSLLGQAVDIAQSQITKVLKVRSEQTSQLPKEEFLRYFTLNRLFADECEAISGRSGTALKTVVSNQIRDYINRFGENQRHRLVDVMDSDRWDARDFGETETAILSKILEASTKDVEAWLAASRIWSPQEEQTEKARRDSAATNGTGKDRVRSAVIDEQKYILPECAVAMMKSIEEFQFLMANIPSMIQDIAPGLLESLKFFNSRSSQLILGAGATRSAGLKNITTKHLALSSQALSFIIALVPYIREFVRRHAPSSPLMGEFDKVKRLYQEHQSGIHEKLVDIMSGRSSVHVNAMKKIDWDAAAGNNVNPYMETLTKETGTLHRVLSKHLPETTVMMIMDPVFRNYRDQWTRAFEEATVHTEAGKQRMQRDAEHFQNKLSKIDGFGDLGQRLLELIQGKSTSSPDEKPAPSTESPKESPREASEESSRNSS is encoded by the exons ATGTCATCTATGAGTCCACGCAAATCGATCGATAGCTTGGCCTCGGGTACATCCACGCCTTCGCTTTCTCAATTTTCGCTCAGTCAGATCGAATCCCCCCGCGCTCCGCCTCAAAAGTACCCTTTGCGGAGAGGGTCAACTGCCAGCTCCATAGCTAGTATTGCTAGCATTGGAGGAGTGCTTGATTCATCGCAACACCATGGTTCAATTGCGGAGTCGGGACAAAATG CAATTTCCACCCTTCTTCAGCCCCCGATCGTCCGTACAGGTCTTGTTCCACATACCGCCGTAGCGTCCACCGGGTACAAGCCGCCCAGCACACGAGACATCCCTCCAGTCACATTGACAAATATTCCCCATGTTGACTCCAAAGCCTTTCAACCGTACCTGTCGCAGGTTGGGTCACTATACGAGGTGTTTCAGCAGGCAAAGGAGTCTACAACTGATCAGGATGCTCAAGCAGCTCGGGATGGTAAGACTGCTTCGAGATCGGATGAACTTGGCTCCCTGATGCCCCTTCCTGCGGAGAGACGAGCATCCGTGCTGTCGGCGAGTTCTAGAGCAACATCGCCTTTCGACCCACGGGGCAGAAGGCGGTCATCTGCTCGAGGCCGTGGCCAGGGCATCACCCCACTGTCCGTAATTCCGCCGGTCTATTTTGAGGATGACTTTCATCTTGAAAATCCTCGGACTTTCGACGTGGTATCTGAGAAGTCAGAAGTTGTGAGACCGCAAAAGCTACCAGGAAAGGACGGCCAAGGCACCAATGAATCGGCCGCTGAAACCGCCATCACCGGGAGAAAGGCGCTTGCCACAAATGCAATCCTCCAAGAAAAACTCTCGTGGTACATGGACACTGTCGAGGTCCATCTCatatcctccatctcgagTGCGTCTAAATCCTTTTTTACCGCTCTGGGCTCCCTGCGAGAGCTACATTCAGAGGCAGCCGATTCGGTCAAAAGGATACAAATTCTACGAAAAGATCTTCAGAAGATTGACCGTGAGATGGCGTTGGGTGGCTTGAAAATTGTCAATCTGCGACGTCGCAGGGAGAATGTGCGAATGCTTGCGGACGCGGTGTCCCAGCTGCGAGATGCGGTTCAGTCAGTTGCGCGATGCGAGGAATTAGTTGAGAACGGGCAAATCGAGGAAGCCGCAGAcagtcttgaagaagtagAACGATTGATGGCTGGGGAGCAATCCACCAATAGCGACGAGGATGGTGCATCTCGAGACCGATCTAGGAAGCCGGTCGACTTGCGGAGACTCAAGGCCCTTGAAGGCGCTTCAGATGACCTTGCGCAGCTGAGGTACCGGATAGGCATGGGATACGAAAACCGGTTCTTGAACGATCTACTTGGGGACTTGCGCAAGCACATTGAGAATGTGCCTTCGGATGTGACACTACAACGCTGGGGCTCCTCATTCCAACGACAACGCGGAGCGCAGCGCTCGGGTGCCTCTGCATCTCCAGCTTATATGAAATTTGACGAAGACATGAGATCCCGGCTCCATACGAATCTGATTGGACTCGCCCGTGCGCAATACACGACACCAGCAGCGACGTCGTTCAAGACAGCAGTCCTCCGGGAGATGAAGGGGCTAATCCGCAAACATATGCCTAGCTCCAGcgacgatgacaatgagtCGGTGGTGTCAGTCTCTACGCACCGGTCCCAACAACGTAGCCAACAAGAGAAATCATCGATACTAGCGCGCAACCTGCGCGCTCTAGACGCGGAGGATGCCTACAATATGCTTACTCGAGTCTATACCGGCATCAGCGAGTCATTGCGGAGACTTAGCGTTCAGGTCAAAGTACTTCTTGACATCGCCAGTGGGCTTGAGAATCCCGCGGCTGCTGGCCTCTGTTCGCCCCCTCGAAGTCCTGAACCCCAGAATATGACCAACCCTACGGGTTCTCGGCAGCCAGCGACAATTCAAGCGCAGGACGAAATCTTGCAGGTTCTAGACATGTCCAGCCTTCTTGGACAGGCTGTTGACATTGCTCAGTCACAAATCACGAAGGTATTGAAGGTCCGGTCGGAACAGACATCTCAATTGCCCAAGGAGGAGTTTCTCCGGTATTTCACACTGAATCGACTTTTTGCCGACGAATGCGAGGCTATTTCTGGGAGAAGCGGCACGGCCCTGAAGACTGTTGTCAGCAACCAGATCCGCGACTACATTAACAGATTCGGGGAGAACCAACGGCACCGTCTCGTCGACGTGATGGACTCTGACCGATGGGACGCGCGCGATTTTGGGGAAACTGAGACTGCCATTCTCAGCAAAATCCTTGAGGCAAGCACCAAGGACGTTGAAGCCTGGTTAGCTGCCTCTAGGATCTGGTCGCCacaggaggagcagaccgAGAAGGCGAGACGCGATTCTGCCGCCACCAATGGCACAGGCAAGGACAGGGTGCGCAGTGCTGTGATTGACGAGCAGAAATATATCCTTCCCGAATGCGctgtggcgatgatgaagagcatCGAGGAGTTTCAGTTTCTTATGGCCAATATTCCCAGTATGATCCAGGATATCGCCCCTGGTCTGTTGGAGTCATTGAAGTTCTTCAATTCTCGATCTTCGCAGCTCATTCTTGGTGCTGGAGCCACCAGGAGCGCGGGTTTGAAAAATATTACGACAAAACACCTCGCTCTTTCCTCACAGGCCCTGAGCTTCATTATCGCCTTAGTACCTTATATAAGGGAATTCGTGCGACGGCATGCCCCGTCGAGCCCCCTGATGGGCGAATTCGACAAAGTCAAGCGGCTGTACCAGGAACATCAGTCTGGAATTCATGAGAAACTCGTCGATATAATGAGCGGCCGGTCTTCTGTGCACGTCAACgcaatgaagaagattgacTGGGACGCGGCGGCGGGAAATAACGTCAACCCGTACATGGAGACCTTAACGAAAGAAACAGGCACACTGCACCGTGTCCTGAGCAAGCATCTGCCAGAGACGACagtcatgatgatcatggaCCCCGTGTTTCGAAACTATCGCGATCAATGGACCCGAGCTTTTGAAGAGGCCACTGTCCACACAGAAGCTGGTAAACAGAG GATGCAACGGGATGCGGAACATTTCCAGAACAAGCTGAGCAAGATCGACGGCTTCGGAGACTTGGGACAGCGTCTGCTTGAGTTGATCCAGGGCAAGAGTACCTCATCGCCGGACGAGAAGCCAGCACCATCAACCGAGTCGCCGAAGGAATCGCCCAGGGAGGCCAGTGAAGAGAGCTCGAGAAATTCCTCTTGA
- a CDS encoding MCM DNA helicase complex subunit MCM5, with amino-acid sequence MDRRTPYTLSVLAPSTDGAEESRTQIQARLREFVLEFQLDNAFIYRDQLRQNVLVKQYFCDIDIAHLISYNEELAHKLTTEPADIIPLFEAALQQCTQRIVYPSQRDIVLPSHQLLLHSSASHISIRDLNATNISHLVRIPGIVIGASTISSKATVVHIRCKGCDHSENIRVEGGFSGLTLPRRCGRQKLPGEEPGEQCPLDPYVIAHEKCQFVDQQVLKLQEAPDQVPVGELPRHVLISADRYLANRVVPGSRCTVMGIFSIYSKGGKKDGAVAIRNPYLRAVGISTDLDHTAKGNAIFTEEEEQEFLELSRREDLYEALARSIAPSIWGNLDIKKAIVCLLMGGSKKILPDGMKLRGDINVLLLGDPGTAKSQLLKFTEKVSPIAIYTSGKGSSAAGLTASVQRDPQTREFYLEGGAMVLADGGVVCIDEFDKMRDEDRVAIHEAMEQQTISIAKAGITTILNSRTSVLAAANPIFGRYDDLKTPGENIDFQTTILSRFDMIFIVRDDHDRNRDENIARHVMGVHMGGRGIEEQVEAEIPLEKMKRYISYCRSRCAPRLSPEAAEKLSSHFVSIRKQVHRAEMDANTRSSIPITVRQLEAIVRITESLAKLSLSPIATEAHVDEAIRLFLASTMDAITQGEGQGSKELMEEVSKIEDELKRRLPIGWSTSLATLRREFVDGRGYTEQALNRALVILQRRDTIQIRSGGSQVYRHGV; translated from the exons ATGGACAGACGTACTCCCTATACTCTGAGTGTTCTTGCTCCCAGCACAGATGGCGCAGAGGAGTCGCGCACACAAATCCAAGCAAGATTGCGCGAGTTTGTATTGGAGTTCCAACTTGACAACGCATTTATTTACCG TGATCAACTGCGGCAGAATGTTCTCGTGAAGCAATACTTCTGTGACATTGATATTGCCCATTTAATATCGTACAACGAGGAGCTTGCTCACAAGCTCACAACTGAACCTGCCGATATTATCCCCCTT TTCGAGGCAGCTCTCCAACAATGCACTCAGCGAATTGTCTATCCCTCCCAGAGAGATATCGTCCTTCCATCCCACCAGCTCTTACTTCACTCATCTGCATCACACATCTCCATCCGGGACCTGAATGCTACAAACATCTCCCACCTTGTTCGTATTCCTGGGATTGTGATTGGCGCGTCTACAATATCATCCAAGGCCACCGTTGTCCACATTCGGTGCAAGGGCTGCGACCATAGCGAAAACATCCGCGTAGAAGGCGGTTTCTCCGGTTTAACGCTTCCCCGACGATGCGGTCGTCAAAAGCTACCGGGCGAAGAGCCCGGCGAGCAATGCCCCCTCGACCCTTACGTGATCGCCCACGAGAAATGCCAGTTCGTTGATCAGCAAGTTCTCAAACTTCAGGAAGCGCCCGACCAGGTGCCGGTGGGTGAGCTTCCCAGGCACGTTCTTATCTCGGCCGATCGATACCTTGCCAACCGAGTTGTGCCTGGGTCTCGATGCACAGTGATGGGTATTTTTTCTATTTATTCCAAGGGAGGCAAGAAAGATGGAGCTGTGGCTATTCGCAACCCATATCTGCGGGCGGTTGGCATCAGTACCGATCTGGATCATACGGCAAAAGGCAACGCCATCTtcaccgaagaagaggaacaggaGTTTCTGGAGCTTAGTCGCCGGGAGGATCTGTATGAAGCTCTCGCCAGGAGTATTGCCCCCTCTATTTGGGGTAATCTGGACATCAAAAAGGCAATCGTGTGCCTTCTGATGGGCGGTTCCAAGAAGATCCTACCCGACGGGATGAAGCTTCGTGGAGACATCAACGTGTTGCTCCTTGGTGACCCGGGTACTGCCAAGTCGCAATTGCTGAAGTTTACTGAAAAAGTATCCCCTATCGCTATCTACACATCCGGCAAAGGTTCGTCAGCGGCTGGTTTGACCGCATCAGTACAGAGAGACCCGCAGACGCGCGAATTCTATCTGGAAGGTGGTGCTATGGTGCTTGCTGACGGAGGGGTTGTCTGTATCGATGAGTTCGATAAGATGCGGGACGAAGACCGAGTTGCCATCCACGAAGCTATGGAGCAGCAAACAATCTCGATTGCAAAAGCCGGTATTACGACCATTCTTAATTCGCGAACATCGGTGTTGGCCGCTGCCAACCCTATCTTTGGTCGGTACGATGACCTGAAGACTCCTGGAGAGAACATTGACTTTCAAACAACTATTCTGTCACGTTTTGATATGATCTTCATCGTTCGCGACGACCATGACCGCAATCGTGACGAGAACATTGCCCGCCACGTGATGGGTGTTCATATGGGTGGTAGGGGCATTGAGGAACAAGTCGAGGCCGAGATTcccttggagaagatgaagcgCTACATCAGCTACTGCCGAAG CCGGTGTGCCCCGCGTCTTTCACCTGAAGCTGCCGAGAAGCTTTCCTCGCACTTTGTATCCATCCGGAAGCAAGTCCATCGAGCAGAGATGGATGCCAACACCCGTTCCTCCATTCCCATCACCGTGCGTCAGTTGGAAGCCATTGTTCGTATCACCGAGTCCTTGGCCAAGTTAAGCTTGTCACCGATTGCCACCGAGGCGCATGTTGACGAAGCCATCCGcctcttcttggcttccACAATGGATGCAATCACACAGGGTGAAGGCCAGGGCAGTAAAGAGCTAATGGAGGAGGTCAGCAAgatcgaggatgagctgAAGCGCCGTCTCCCCATTGGCTGGAGTACGAGTTTGGCCACTCTGAGACGAGAATTTGTCGATGGCAGAGGCTACACAGAGCAAGCTCTCAACAGAGCATTGGTGATTCTCCAGAGACGCGATACGATCCAAATCCGCTCTGGTGGATCACAGGTCTATCGGCATGGTGTTTAA
- a CDS encoding transcription factor TFIIIC subunit TFC1, which produces MEGQKTPTSPGNMMDHQGTRTAPYYSIPPRHIVSVEHPAIIKDVDKAIETLQGNAGISKILNPPKADARAKLFLRPEDAMSRPLQSTSSASNNILLKVTVPKRTGRKRKKGSDEPFSGVPVTTVHEQPQRRSAKQLLRSLSDNVGKYKVEPVGLVNRTHVFRGMPDFVYSTTGSAFTNRFREQILSFDYDKMKQFDIDMSKGATSNVDIIPPPSLSHGDVPFTYIYRQNPTVRQSVDTSGNLTTVNTSQAAKVHTYLLPFDAPVPTKPRENLAPIHTLEPTLRETIALVEDLFKERPAWTRRGLRNNLKTPEQRYALRHAVPYVGYIFRSGPWRDAIIKFGHDPRTSPAYRIYQTVMFRILSGTSELARDAGSGRRHTIPRPNEVPTGTDAFTPLPTDTHLFTGTPPLPPDGRMWMFCDITDPLLRSILFPDPQPPGFLRDTCEIAVDGWFGSGTIGKARTVMRAKVQSMLDGRVADEREFARVLRFPDHVAPDGSLAEFTLDPEGTSSREMQLATDIRASIKASWKGQLDAAGASVRSNAAPSAGGVAADVARGKRVQWSEDVGEEEESEGEGEEEALEQAERLEAQVAAAAEAVEAAAMAADEDEANDLDQEESDVGDDMDVDEPAKP; this is translated from the exons ATGGAGGGCCAAAAGACACCAACCAGTCCTGGCAATATGATGGACCATCAAGGGACAAGAACAGCACCCTACTACTCAATTCCGCCTCGCCACATCGTCAGCGTGGAGCAcccagccatcatcaaggacgTTGACAAGGCAATTGAAACTCTACAAGGCAATGCAGGCATCTCAAAG ATTCTGAACCCGCCAAAGGCTGATGCCCGAGCCAAACTCTTTCTGCGGCCGGAAGATGCCATGTCTCGACCACTCCAGTCGACGAGCTCTGCTTCTAATAATATCCTACTCAAAGTGACAGTTCCCAAGAGGACTGGCCGGAAACGCAAGAAGGGCTCGGATGAGCCGTTCTCTGGTGTTCCTGTCACGACCGTCCATGAACAGCCTCAGCGGAGGAGCGCGAAGCAGCTACTCCGAAGTCTGAGTGACAACGTGGGCAAGTATAAGGTTGAGCCTGTTGGGTTGGTTAACCGGACGCATGTGTTTCGAG GCATGCCCGACTTTGTCTACTCGACCACCGGGAGCGCATTCACCAATCGATTCCGGGAGCAGATACTCTCTTTTGACT ATGATAAGATGAAACAGTTTGATATTGACATGAGCAAGGGCGCCACATCCAATGTCGATATCATACCGCCTCCCTCCCTGAGCCATGGGGACGTCCCATTTACCTACAT TTACCGTCAGAACCCAACCGTCCGACAATCAGTCGACACCTCCGGCAACCTCACCACCGTCAACACCTCCCAAGCCGCCAAAGTCCACACCTATCTACTGCCCTTCGACGCACCAGTGCCTACCAAGCCCCGCGAGAATCTTGCACCCATCCACACCCTTGAGCCAACCTTACGAGAAACCATTGCCCTCGTCGAAGACCTCTTCAAAGAGCGCCCAGCTTGGACTCGCCGCGGCCTTCGCAACAACCTCAAAACCCCGGAACAGCGCTACGCCCTCCGCCACGCCGTGCCTTATGTCGGCTACATCTTCCGCTCAGGGCCCTGGCGcgacgccatcatcaagTTCGGCCATGACCCGCGCACCTCCCCCGCCTACCGCATCTACCAAACCGTCATGTTCCGCATCCTATCCGGCACCTCAGAGCTCGCCCGCGACGCCGGCAGCGGCAGACGGCACACCATCCCACGACCCAACGAGGTCCCCACAGGCACCGACGCCTTCACCCCTTTACCAACAGACACACACCTCTTCACCGGCACTCCGCCCCTCCCACCAGACGGCCGCATGTGGATGTTCTGCGACATCACCGACCCGCTCCTGCGctccatcctcttccccgATCCGCAACCCCCAGGCTTCCTCAGAGACACCTGCGAAATCGCCGTCGACGGCTGGTTCGGCAGCGGCACCATCGGCAAAGCCAGGACGGTCATGCGCGCCAAAGTGCAGAGCATGCTCGACGGCCGCGTCGCCGACGAGCGAGAGTTTGCCCGCGTTCTCCGCTTCCCGGACCATGTTGCGCCGGATGGCTCGCTGGCCGAGTTCACGCTCGACCCCGAGGGGACGTCCTCGCGGGAGATGCAGCTGGCGACTGATATCCGGGCGTCGATCAAGGCGTCCTGGAAGGGGCAACTTGATGCAGCGGGTGCGAGTGTGCGTTCGAATGCTGCTCCCTCGGCGGGAggggttgctgctgatgttGCGCGCGGGAAACGCGTGCAGTGGAGCGAAGACGtaggcgaagaagaggagagcGAGGGcgaaggcgaggaggaggcgctgGAGCAGGCGGAGAGGCTGGAGGCTCAGGTGGCGGCTGCGGCGGAAGCGGTGGAGGCTGCTGCTATGGCggcggacgaggatgaggcgaATGATCTGGACCAGGAAGAGTCGGATGTGGGGGATGATATGGATGTAGACGAACCGGCAAAGCCATGA